From Quercus robur chromosome 8, dhQueRobu3.1, whole genome shotgun sequence:
AGGAagccatcatcactgacgaGGCAGAGAGTTATTCAATGCGATCAATCAATGATTCGAGCAGTTACCAAATCAACCAAGAAGACCGTTGGAAGACCtattaaaagtctcattactggcCAGGTGCGTTACAGAAGAAAgcattaacagcctcaacggcTAGCCCTTATGGGTTCAGGTATAAAACTCTCACATAACCAACAGAGGAGGAGATAtgcaaaaatactctgaaactatctattatttctttattgtgtttaactgtgatcctaactttggcatcggagactttgtggcaggcgcCACACCGGTGTCTCTGGACGAGCAAACCTTCACGTCTCACGGGTGATTCCATCTGCACATTCACTGACGGATTTGTGttccatcagtttggcgccgtctgtggggacgaGTTTTCAGATTTACATTCgaaaacgtagtttccatcaattcaccatatccagatggaatccaacccagattCAACGGCCTTGGCTCAGCAAGTTCAAGCCCTGGCAGCCACCATTGAGGAACTCACCAGGcagaaccaggaaatgaagctgcGGCTCCAGCAGGTTCAACAAGCTCAACAGGAAGAAAACCGGTCCAAGGGTAACATGGAGGGAGAGGGGGATAGCCAACAGAGGGAAACCCCCCGGAGACCAACTACTCCGGACGAACAGAACTCAGATCTTCTTcgggaaatgaggaaagagatggacgaaTTAAGGAGTGCTATCAAGGAAAAGACAGACCGAAGTGTAGACAAGATGGTAAGGGCTACAGATTCGCCCTTCACTGCAGCGGTACTTGATTGCCCTGTGCCGTCAAAATTTCGCCTGCCTCAATTAGAACCATTCGACGGACTCAAGGACCCTcaggatcatcttaatacctttaagacgactctgggccttcaacaaccacctgacgagatatTATGCCGCTCCTTCCCTacgactctcaaaggagctgcaagagagTGGTTTACTAAGTTGCCAAACTCGTCCATAGACAACTTCGATCAGCTAAGTAGTGCTTTCCTGCGTCACTTCATAGGGGGACAACGCCCAAGGAGACCAGTAGATTACTTACTCACCataagacagggagagaaggagactttgaggtcatatgtcaagcgattcacccgggaaactctggaggtggacgaagctgatgacaaggtgcaACTGACGACCTTCAAGGCAGGGTTGAAATCCAGAGACCTTGTAGCCTCTCTTGCCAAAAACCCCCCGAAGACAATGGCAGAGATGCTCCtgaaggcccaaaaatacatgaACGCGGAAGACGCTCTAGCTGCCATAAAAGATACCGAGAGGCTAGGAGAAAAGTCCAAGAGGGAAGACGACCGCAGAgggcaaaagagagacagaCCAGAACGTCGGAACAGTGACGGGAATAGAAGGAGAGATGACAAAAATCCTCGTCAGGTAAAATTTACTcctttggttatgcctgttgacaagattttcacgcagatcaaggacgagcattatctcaaatggcccaggcCATTACACTCGTCCCCCAACGTacgtgacaagaacaagtattgccggttccacagagaccacggccacaacaccgaagattgcagagacctgaaggaacaaatagaggagttaatacggaaaggaaagttgcagaaatttgtaaagaaaggagaatatagcAAGTTCAGAGACGACAACAGGACTCAAAAGGAATCCTTCAATCGGGATGATGACCATACATCCCAACATCCACGCAaagtgatcggggagataaacacgatcACGGGAGGACCATTCTCAGGAGGGTCATTCAGATCGCTTAGAAAAGCATGCTACAGACAGGTAAACAGCGTCCACGCCATTCCTCCGTCCAAGTACCAACGAACATACCAAGATATGTCCTTTAATGAAGGAGACGCCAGGGGAGTGAAGCAGCCTCACAACGATCCCCTGGTCATAGtgctgaatatagaagggttcaataccaGAAGGATCCTTGTTGACAACGGAAGCTCAGCGGATGTCATCTACCTCCCAGCCTTCCAGCAGTTGAAGTTAGATCCAAAAAGGCTCCGCCCTTTTGACTCTCCGCTggtcagtttcagtggagacagggtCTACCCCAGGGGTATAGTGACTCTGACGGTGACAGCAGGGACCTACCCGTTGCAGTTGACCAAACAAGTAGATTTCCTGGTTGTAGATTGCCCCtcgtcctacaatgtcatcattgggaggcctaccctaaacaagtggaaggcaGCAACGTCCACAtactgtttgaaggtgaaattcccaacagacGATGGTGTAGGTGAAGTGAAGGGTGATCAGGTCCTGGCAAGGGAGTGCTACCAGGCCGTACTGGCAAGAAAGGAGAACCACACGTGGAcgatagaagaaaaagaggaagacggAGTGGAGACCCTGGAAGCAGTGGAGTTGGTAGAAGGAAATGCGGACAGGACAACCAGGATAGGGACGACGCTAAGCCCTGAGATGAGAACGAGACtcataaaattccttaaagGGAATcttgatgtctttgcatggagtcacgaggacatgccaggcataTCTCCAGAGATCATCCAGCATAGACTGAATGTGGACGCCAACAGGAAGCCCGTTCAGCAACGACGAAGAACTTTCGCTCCAGAGCGGGATCAGGCAGTAGCAGAAGAGGTAACCAAACTCTTGACGGCTGGATTCATCCGGGAGGTATACTACCCAGAATGGCTCGCCAACGTCGTCCTGGTGAAGAAAccaaatggaaagtggagaatgtgtgtagacttcactgacttgaataaagcatgcccaaaggacagcttccctctaccaaggATAGACCAACTCGTGGACTCTACCGCTGGACACAAGTTGTTgacgttcatggacgccttctcagggtacaaccagataaagatggctgaagaagaccaagagaagaccgccttcatcaccagccagggactctattgttataaggtgatgccttttgggttgaaaaatgctggagctacatatcagaggttggtaaacaaaatgttcaacCAACAAATTGGCAGAAACATGGAGGTATATGtagacgatatgctcgtcaaaAGTAAGGAAGAGCTCGCTCATCTGGACGATCTGAAGGAGACTTTTGCAACCCTGAGAAAACACCGgatgaagctgaatcctagcaaatgtgtttttggggtagcctcgggaaaattcctgggattcatggtgtcccagagaggaatagaagccaATCCAGAAAAAGTACAAGCTATCATTGACATGGCTCCACCCAAGACCGTCAAGGATGTACAAAAACTTACGGGAAGGATAGCAGCtttaaacaggttcgtctctaggGCCACAGACAAATGCTTGCCCTTTTTCAAAACTCTCAAGCAGGCATTTGCTTGGACTGACGAGTGCGAAGCAGCGTTCCAAGAGTTGAAGCGATATCTGAGCAGTCCACCTCTCCTGAGCCCGTCCAAAGGAGGGGAGAACCTATATTTGTACCTGGCAGTATCAGCTTCGGCAGTCAGCGTagccttgattagagaagaaggcaagaagcaACTCCCGGTGTACTACGTCAGCCAGGCCTTTCAAGGAGCTGAGTTCAGGTACCCAAGAATTGAAAAGATTGCGTTCGCGCTTATAGTAGCCTCGCGCAAGCTCAGACCGTATTTCCAGTCaaatcctatccttgtaatGACGGACCAGCCaatcaagaaatcaatgaacaaaccggaagcagcagggagaatggtccaatgggCAATCGAACTCAGccaatttgacatcgagtaccatccaAGAGTAGCCATCAAGGCACAAGCTCTGGCTGACTTCATCGCCGAATTCACTCTTCCAGACGAAGAAGGAACTACTGACGAAGTTGATAAATGGACAATACAGACAGATGGTTCGTCGGCCCAAAAgagggggggagtaggggtcgtcataacTACCCCCGACGGAGAAGTGATGAAGTATGGAGTTCAACTGGAATTCCCAGCCACCAAtaatgaagccgaatatgaaggaatattgacggCCTTGAGGCTTGGAAAAGCTCTTGGTGCCAAAAATTTGCTGGTCCAGAGTGATTCAAAGCTGGTGATCGGGCAGATCAGTGGAGAGTACGAGGCAAAGGAggaaaggatgcagaaataccttaAACTGACGAGGATTTTAACTCAGGAGTTCGACACAGTGGATTTCGTCCAGATACCAAGAAACCAGAATATTGAAGCTGACGAAGTGTCGAAACTAGCGTCGTCAGAAGTAGGAATGACAAGCGCAGACGTGGCAATAGAAATTCAGAAATGCCCAAGTATTGAGGAGGTGGCAGTGCTCACCACCCAGAGCACAAACACCTGGATGACGCCCTTGATATCCTTCCTCCGAGACGGACACTTACCTCAGAATACTGATGAAGCCAGAAAGGTCAGAAAGAGAGCGGCTAGGTTCACGATCCTAAATGACGtcttgtacaagagaggcttctctatgcccTACCTGAAGTGCGTCAACGAGGACGAGGCCAAATACATCCTAGAAGAGGTACACGGAGGAGTCTGTGGCGACCATGCCGGCCCCAGATCCCTAGTAAACAAGGTGATAAGAGCGGGGtacttttggccaaccatgcaggggGATGCTGCTAACCTCGTCAGAAGATGCAACAGATGCCAGCGGTACGGGAATGTACAACGGCTTCCAGCAGAGAAGATGACGACCATATCCTCCCCATGGCCATTCGCGCAATGGGGAATCGACATCGTCGGTCCTctgccccaaggtaaaggtcaggtaaagttccttctagttgctattgactatttcacaaaatgggttgaagcagaggctcTAGCAACCATCACTGAGGCTCGGATCCGGAGCTTCGTGTGGAAAAACATtatctgcaggttcgggatcccTTTGACGATCATATCCGATAATGGGAAGCAGTTCGATAGCCAAGGCTTCAGAGAGTTCTGCTCGAACCTCGGGATCAAGAATCAATTCTCATCCCCGGGACACCCCCAGGCAAatggacagacggaagtaacAAACAGGACGTTGCTCAAGATAATCAAAACCAAGCTGGACGAAGCAAAAGGTGcctggcccgaagaattgcctaATGTCttgtgggcatacaggactacagccagaaccccgacaggagagacacccttcaggcttacctaCGGCTCAGAAGCAGTGATCCCAGTAGAAGTTGGAGTAACAAGCATCAGGCGAGGAGCTTTCAGAGAAGGACTCAATGACGAGGGGCTGCGGTTCAACCTGGATTGCTTGGATGAAATAAGAGACAACGCGTCCAGTCGAATGACAaagtatcaaaagaaaatggcCGAGTATTACAATAAGAGGGTCAAACTCAGGCGTCTGGCCATAGGGGACCTCGTCCTTCGCAAAGTCACTATAGCTACTAAAGACCAGACTCAAGGGAAGCTGGGCCCTACATAGGAAGGGCCATATCGCGTCATTCATTACTCTAGGCAAGGGAGTTACCATCTGGAAACTATGGACGGACGAAAACTCCCTCGTCCTTGGAACATTAAGCATTTAAAGAAATACCATGAGTAAATGCAGTACAGGTCAACCATGAGGCCTATAAATcattaagtaacaagattccgccttgacggatgtaagttaccgacgaccataatactatggttaaaagacttaagtaacaagattccgccttgacggatgtaagttaccgacgaccataatactatggttaaaagactaagtaataagattccgccttgacggatgtaaattactgacgaccataatactatggttaaaagacttaagtaacaagattccgccttgacggatgtaagttaccgacgaccataatactacggttaaaagactaagtaacaagattccgccttgacggatgtaagttaccgacggccataatactatggttaaaagactaaagtaataagattccgccttgacggatgtaaattACTGACGACCATAATGCTATGGTTAAGATACTAAGTAATAaaattccgccttgacggatgtaaattACTGACGTTAAAAGAACAAGGGACAAGAGTCCGCCTAGACGGACGTAAGTCGAATGGCAGGAGTCAGTTCACAGAAGAGCACAGTGCATTAAATCAACAACTAATTAGCAAAGCACAAAAAGTACGGACGGGTGTAAACCAACCAGAAGAAAAGTAAGTACGCTTCATTCCAGCCCATAAACACTGGGTCGatatcattgttttcaaaataaagtaaattgttttgaaattagatttacaaaaaagaaaagcccaaaacaagACGGGCAcccacaataaaattttttctaagtaaAGTAGGTTCAAGCATCAGCTGTGCCTTCACTGGCCGGCACGTCAGCAACGGGTTCAGGAACATCATCACCGGGGGCAGAAGACGAAGCCGCCTCCTCCAGGGCCATTTCCTTGTCCACCTCCTCCAAATCCAGGCTCTCCAAGTTGACTCCGGAAGGATGCTTGATCATGTACCTCCGGAGAAGCTCAAATCCCTTAAAATACCAGCTGAAGAGCACGGTATTGTACTCATCAGTGGTCTGGAAAGCCTCCACGGATCGAGCGGCGATGTTCACTAATTTCTCCTTGGCTGCCATAAGTTGCTCGTCCTTCTCCTGAGTCAACCCGCGCTCAACTCTGAGGTCGTCCTCCAGCACTTTGACCTTCTCCTTCAGTGTCGTGGCCTCGTCCATAGAAGTAATCAGGTTCGTCCTCAGGTCAGAGTTCTCCTTCTCCTGAGCCTCCATCCGGGTTGCCAGAGACGCCACCTTGGCCCCTTGAGTGAGGTACTCAGCGGTAATATGGATACTCTCCCCCAACACCTGGAGGAAATTATGAAGtcgtctataaaaaaaaaaaaaaaaaaaaaaaaaaaaaaaaaaaaaaaaaaaaaaaaaaaaaagaaatgatgaaGAGGGAAGAACCCGCACCTGGACCAGTTTGTGGACGTGACGAGAAGCCACATCGTTTAAGGACAAGTCAGATAGAGCCTTCAAGTCCGCTGAAGTAACGACCTCGTGAGCTCTTTCCACAGCCAATGACTCGTCATCCCATATGGTGGACGAACGAGTATCAgtcttctcctttcctttgcCAACCACGCGCGGCCTTTTAGAGCCAGGAGTAGGAATCTCTTCTATTGAAACGGTCGGGGAGGCAGTCCTCGTCGTTTCAGAGGCTATGGAAGGAACAATGCTGAGCGGGATGGAGGCAGAACCCTTCCCGGTAACTCGCACGGTCTTCTTCCCCAAATTGGACAGGGGTTCGTCCTTCTTTGACCTCATCTTTGCATACATGTCCTTGTTAAACTTAGTCGTCATCTCTGCAAGAAGAAAGTGTGTCAAAGAGGTGCTTAAGTGTACATAAGAGGAATCAGCATTGACGAAGTTAaaacttactcttttttccttcaatgcCAAGCTGACGAAGAACGAAAGGAGATGGGTCAGGACCGAGGTTGTAAAACGCAAGAGATCGAGGGTCAACCAGCTCGTCCCAGCTCTCAATCGTCTCAGCGTACCCGATGGCGGTCTCTATGCGTTCCTTATATCGTCTCTTCAGCCCAGGCCGTCTCTTAACTataccaaacaaagaaacaaagaagtcaGCAAGATCAGAACTTGAAAATTGGCAAGATTGAAACAACGGGGAGAAATACTGACGCACCTAAggtcggggttccccaccgacggagcaacctcgggatatcaccccaatcaCTGCTAGATTGGGTCTCGAAGTCGTccccagacacaaagaaaaagcgcgACTTCCAATACCTGAATGACGAAGGCAATCCCTTGACGATCCTAATCTTTCTCTCCCAAGGGACTAATTCGTAATATCCCCACTCTTTAGACTCTTTCAAACGATACAGGTAGGTGAGCTCACCTATCCTGATCATATCCCCGTTGGAggccaaccatatttgcatacagttAATGACGATCCTCCACGAGTTTGGCATGAGCTGTCCAGGGGCTATACCAAAATGATCTAAAAGTTCCATCAGGAACGGGTGGACGGGGAACCTAAGCCCACAAGTGAAGGCTGACTCATAAAAACATATTTCGCCTGGAAAGAAGTGACAAGCCCTATCTTCTTCCCTGGGACGACGAACACGAACCCTAGACggaaattgaaacctatccttAAATCTATTCACGGTCTCGTCATCCAGACCACAAATCTCCCtaagggcataaaaagccctaacctctcgAGAACCAGAGACGGCGGTATCTCCTTCAGCCGGGCCACCACTGGACGATAGCCCAGTCTCGAGgtcactagacctaacctcagacattAATCTTCTCCCTCCTAAACCCTCAAACCAATTTAGTGATTGACGGAGCAACGGCAACAACTCACTCAAAACGACACTCAGACTATTGCCTTcgtacacaaaattttctaaaaaagggtaagtacccaaagacccccctagacgcgcaaaaaggaaggagatcgacgggcaagctatcctaacctctaagctatcaaccatggaaaatatagaaatcaaaaggaaaacaagGTACGAAACTgaaaccccaaaagaaaaacaaaaaccaacaccAGAATAGAAGTGAAAAGGGAATAGCAAATCAGAAATTAtacagtaaaagaagaaaaaagaagaaagaaaaaggaaagaagaacaTACCTCCAATGGCGGAACGGCAGAAGCAGCACAAGGCAAATCGGAGAAGAAGGAAGCCACAAAATATTCAGAGTATCTCTAAAAAACTGGTTTGCTTTTGCTTTCTGAGAAGTAAACGAAAAGTTGAAAAGGAGAAGTTTCAAATGTGGGCCAAAAACGATTGAAAAAccagcgggaaacccaagggtcatgccattaATTCCACAGACCATCAAGCGCCACGTGGCCATGATTGCGTGTAACGCCGCCACTAAGCATTAAAGGCGGAACAGAACCCCAAGAGTCACAAGAAAAACTTTTCAGCTTCTGTGATCGTCATGACAGGTCACCGACGACCccagaacctggggggcaactgacgggaatgacgactctacatcccactgacgaagataacattaCTGACGGAAGAATCATCCATGCTATCTAACTCTAACCACTCAATTTCTTCAATAACTCCCGAATGTAATTAAACTGGTTTTTGTTCAACtgttgattgtgtttttgtggGCTTGCCGTTATGTACTTAGGCCACTGTGCACAGCGGGGGAAGTGTGTGTGCTGATTGCTGAGTTTGTTTAGTATTGagcgttttttatttttattttttttatataataaataaattgagggattaagttttttttttttttattaagttttttctaatatggaatttatttttcatcaagACCTTGGTGCGACGTTTTtcattgtcaaaattttttttttttgccatgtcATGTTTTAGTGTGCTATGTTTGCAAATTTTGTAAGTGAGATAGCTGTATTATGGTAAGGACCAAAGTGAAACTTTGCCTCAAAACTCAATGATTAAAATtaaggcgaaaaacacattttggtccctacattttcagccgatttccgttttagtccctaagtttttttttttaccgcttttagtccatTTCCTGAAAAAAcgcttccattttagtccctgccgttacatcagaaacggatattgcagacgtggcaaacggcaaaattaaataataataaactaatgtccacgtggcctaaattaataataaaaaatattttttagtgccacatcagcatctaaattaaaaaaaattaatttattaattttaactaaataaaaaaaattaaaaacagaattaaaaactaaaaatctgatgaattgagatctaagtgtgccttgaacaagaacaacaagaacacaaacccagatccaagaacacaaacccagaaattatttaaataaaaaaataaaaaaaaaactaaccaaagCCAGAAATTCTGATCTCAAAGCCAACCCACAACtaccaaaataaaacccacaacaacccaggccaagaaaatcaacccacagccacaaacCCACTAATCACTTTAATAAGCTCACCAAACAAAACAGTAACCCTGGTCAGAGATCAGAGAGACACAACAAATtctacaaaacaaacaaacaaatagaaaataaaaaaagcacgAAGAAAACGAAGTGGAAGAGATTCATAGGGACGCAGAGGACAGGGGTCGTTGGTTGTTGTCCTCTCACAGTACGAGGAGGAGGCTCGTCGTTGTCGCCCAGATCggaggctttgttgttttcgaAGGTATCAGTACTGGTATGGA
This genomic window contains:
- the LOC126695403 gene encoding uncharacterized protein LOC126695403, with protein sequence MESNPDSTALAQQVQALAATIEELTRQNQEMKLRLQQVQQAQQEENRSKGNMEGEGDSQQRETPRRPTTPDEQNSDLLREMRKEMDELRSAIKEKTDRSVDKMVRATDSPFTAAVLDCPVPSKFRLPQLEPFDGLKDPQDHLNTFKTTLGLQQPPDEILCRSFPTTLKGAAREWFTKLPNSSIDNFDQLSSAFLRHFIGGQRPRRPVDYLLTIRQGEKETLRSYVKRFTRETLEVDEADDKVQLTTFKAGLKSRDLVASLAKNPPKTMAEMLLKAQKYMNAEDALAAIKDTERLGEKSKREDDRRGQKRDRPERRNSDGNRRRDDKNPRQVKFTPLVMPVDKIFTQIKDEHYLKWPRPLHSSPNVRDKNKYCRFHRDHGHNTEDCRDLKEQIEELIRKGKLQKFVKKGEYSKFRDDNRTQKESFNRDDDHTSQHPRKVIGEINTITGGPFSGGSFRSLRKACYRQVNSVHAIPPSKYQRTYQDMSFNEGDARGVKQPHNDPLVIVLNIEGFNTRRILVDNGSSADVIYLPAFQQLKLDPKRLRPFDSPLVSFSGDRVYPRGIVTLTVTAGTYPLQLTKQVDFLVVDCPSSYNVIIGRPTLNKWKAATSTYCLKVKFPTDDGVGEVKGDQVLARECYQAVLARKENHTWTIEEKEEDGVETLEAVELVEGNADRTTRIGTTLSPEMRTRLIKFLKGNLDVFAWSHEDMPGISPEIIQHRLNVDANRKPVQQRRRTFAPERDQAVAEEVTKLLTAGFIREVYYPEWLANVVLVKKPNGKWRMCVDFTDLNKACPKDSFPLPRIDQLVDSTAGHKLLTFMDAFSGYNQIKMAEEDQEKTAFITSQGLYCYKVMPFGLKNAGATYQRLVNKMFNQQIGRNMEVYVDDMLVKSKEELAHLDDLKETFATLRKHRMKLNPSKCVFGVASGKFLGFMVSQRGIEANPEKVQAIIDMAPPKTVKDVQKLTGRIAALNRFVSRATDKCLPFFKTLKQAFAWTDECEAAFQELKRYLSSPPLLSPSKGGENLYLYLAVSASAVSVALIREEGKKQLPVYYVSQAFQGAEFRYPRIEKIAFALIVASRKLRPYFQSNPILVMTDQPIKKSMNKPEAAGRMVQWAIELSQFDIEYHPRVAIKAQALADFIAEFTLPDEEGTTDEVDKWTIQTDGSSAQKRGGVGVVITTPDGEVMKYGVQLEFPATNNEAEYEGILTALRLGKALGAKNLLVQSDSKLVIGQISGEYEAKEERMQKYLKLTRILTQEFDTVDFVQIPRNQNIEADEVSKLASSEVGMTSADVAIEIQKCPSIEEVAVLTTQSTNTWMTPLISFLRDGHLPQNTDEARKVRKRAARFTILNDVLYKRGFSMPYLKCVNEDEAKYILEEVHGGVCGDHAGPRSLVNKVIRAGYFWPTMQGDAANLVRRCNRCQRYGNVQRLPAEKMTTISSPWPFAQWGIDIVGPLPQGKGQVKFLLVAIDYFTKWVEAEALATITEARIRSFVWKNIICRFGIPLTIISDNGKQFDSQGFREFCSNLGIKNQFSSPGHPQANGQTEVTNRTLLKIIKTKLDEAKGAWPEELPNVLWAYRTTARTPTGETPFRLTYGSEAVIPVEVGVTSIRRGAFREGLNDEGLRFNLDCLDEIRDNASSRMTKYQKKMAEYYNKRVKLRRLAIGDLVLRKVTIATKDQTQGKLGPT